A genome region from Thermoflexus sp. includes the following:
- a CDS encoding HypC/HybG/HupF family hydrogenase formation chaperone: protein MCLGVPGKVVEVNERTALVDFWGMRKPVLLHVVDEPVSPGDYVLVHVGFAIRRIPPEEVENTLAFYEALLRTTEEDLLRAEIRDELRAVEEGP, encoded by the coding sequence ATGTGCTTAGGCGTGCCGGGGAAAGTGGTGGAAGTGAACGAGAGGACGGCCCTGGTGGACTTCTGGGGGATGCGCAAGCCGGTGCTGCTCCACGTTGTGGACGAGCCCGTCTCGCCGGGGGACTACGTCCTGGTCCATGTGGGCTTCGCCATCCGCCGCATCCCTCCGGAGGAGGTGGAGAACACCCTCGCCTTCTACGAGGCCCTGCTCCGGACGACGGAGGAGGATCTGCTGCGCGCCGAGATCCGGGATGAGCTGCGCGCGGTGGAGGAAGGGCCATGA